The genomic segment tggcattgtacctcagaaatgttgccagcattaggaggggaaaacagccgctgaaaattttttctgatggtctcgccaggattcgaacctaggcattcagcgtcatagaaggacctcctctgcgctgcggtggcctcctgtGTGCGTAGAAGTGCGTTCTAATACCCGCAGTaagtgaaaatggaaatagtaaatacttaaggtaaggttaggttacgttGCGGATATTGCCtcatgccgctatggacatataccCAAACCAGTATCGGCTTGTTgcgtgctctaaaaactaaatgaAATCTAGAAAAAgaatatctaaatcaggaattCAGTggtactaacaaaatccttaattgttttttatactACGCCGCTAAATCGTTTCATGTCTAGTATCGCGAAACCGGGCAGTGGCATAAgacatgctccaacgtctcatcatcttttctatatgtcctacacatgctatcacttgccgcaccaggTAACATAGGCAACATGAGTAGCAATTGAGGGCTACGAAGTAGTAGGTTACGATAGATATGCAAAAAGAATAAATTAAGCTCTAAAAAAggagaaatttttcaaaaaaaaagaacatcgCACGATCGCCCTTCTGTTGGCCCAGGGGTCTTTGGCCCAAAAACGGACTTCTGATTGGTGTTCCTGGGGTCAACCCCCATCTacacaccaaatttcagcgaatcggAGGTGCTCCCTGTAAATTGCGCTTTTGCGTAGTGacctcgtagtcctttgtgttccattatgatgccgaaagctatactgacctacttcttaCTACCTTTCTGTAATAGACTCGTCTCCTCACGATCTGGATATCCCCAGGATATATTTTCGTCGTTCTACCAgtcatttcgctgttccacagtgacACATGAGAGTTCACAAAACGTATATTCACACTGGCCGTCCTCGCGCTAATACAACAGCACCACACGCATTCCGtggtcgcccggatctccgcctgcagggccatattatggtcaggcagtcgagaACAGACCtcattccctgggttctcaatatggAGCCCAAATCCACTCTGtactccagctttgatccatctgtgtagcataaacttccaaatggcaataccaggCATCCCATCCGAAACCTCTTTCATTCTTTTAAGGCAATAAccacccgatttgtctgaatttcCTTCGAGATGCATTGCTAACTCTTTAATGGCATGTGGCTGTTCTTCACCTCAGATGCGAATGGTTTGCTTGTCTACGTATTCATTTGACCAGAAATGAACATTGtctctgaacaaaatttttcgataaaacagTGGATTTCCATCGCCATTTATCACAAAGCATGCATTTTTGTAATACATTTCAACGAATTACCATCATTGCTCGTTTTTGAGTTTCCccatgatgaaatggcagaaTGGCACTTGTAACTTTCGCAGATGGAGTCTGTGCGAACTGTCGCAGTGCTGCCACCCCGAAAAACTTTACTCATAAAAGATCTCCCTTTTTTCGATTTCTTTTCATTAGATATGACATTAAGATTCGTTCTATCGCTGTGATCGGTAGAATCGTCTATTGAAATAGAAAACTTATATGTCGAACAACACATTTGGAGAAACTTCAATGAAACATGCATTCAAGAGTTTTTCAGATGATGACAAACAAAAAAGTCAATTGTTTTTTCTGCTTTCTTGGATTTGTGATTAACATGTCTATATCAAAAAAAGATAATTGTCCAAAATGTATTCTTTCAAACGAAATATACATTTAAATGTTACGGGGAGGAAGCAAATTTATGTCCAATGACATATGTACGTGGGAACAACTTAAACGAAATTAAAGACAAGATTATCATCTCACAAATCTGACCAGAAAATGAAAGACAAacctttaaaacaaaaaactgctCTTGCAGCACATTGCACTTTAACAGAGCGTACACTAAATTTTATAGATGTAGACATGCTAGCACAAGAATCTAATCAGAAAAGACGATTTACTTTAGAAATGTTACATACTATTGACACCCCACAAACAAACGCATGAACTTGAAGAAAGAAAGTTCATTTACaggaatttggtacaaaaatacaGACAAAAATGATAGAGCTTTAGTCCAACCTGTGCGTTGTAAAGGAAAAGttgattgttttgtttcaaaatgtaattattttcaaatatataaatgtttttataatttaaaattttttttttgtaaaattgcttctttgttaaatttatagttaaaaccctgatgaagatcaccgatggtggtcgaaatattggtaaaaattacaaataaaacaccaacacctCTTTGTATAAATTGTTCGATGATctcgagccaaaccaagaagacaaagttataaaatatttatgcctacataaaaagtggaaaaaaataaTCAGTAAAATTAGGACACACAACATTAGGACACAATTGTTTTTAGAAGCAACACAATTGTtgatttttacgacaatcacATAACTCTGGGTGTTCATTTTCCTACAAACATATGTGTAGCCCACATCTTTGAGCCCACCACCACAAAGAATAGCTAAGCACTCTCAACAATCTATTCTGGTATGTGGGCAATAGATATATGAGTATGATGCATGTATCCTTAATAAACGACAACTAAATGCCTTAAATTCTcagctttaaaaaattcaaccaaattcaaTTTCTTAATTTCATATTTCTCTTTGCAGAAGCTTCGGTGCCAAATGTTCAAAATGTTGTCGTGGTATTTCAGCCTCTGATTGGGTTAGACGAGCGCGAGATTTGGTGTTTCATTTAGCCTGCTTTGCATGTGATCAATGTGGTCGGCAATTGTCAACGGGAGAACAATTTGCCCTCATGGAGGATCGGGTTTTGTGTAAATCACATTACCTGGAGACCGTGGAAGGAGGTACGACCTCCAGCGATGGTAAGTGCGACTCATCATTATGTCAGAGAGGTAGTCAAAAAATTGCTCCTTATAGGGACATACGCCACAGTCCATATGTTAAATGGTAGCTTAACCTTCAATGCAACATATGGCACGTGATTCTCTTTTAATCTATGAACCACGTGTATATACAATCATCATCCGTCCCATCAAAGGCGTAGCCAAATAAACATAAGTCTACAAAACCTTAACGCTAGCTGCGCTAGCAGTCAGTCAGAAAGTCATTTGCCTTGTTCGTCCAAACATCCTGTCGTTTCTCTCTTTTTTTGGCACCCACCGAATGAgtatatgcatgtgtgtgtaaCAAAGTCAGTTTCGTTGCCAAACTTCCAAAGTTCTGACTCGTCCAGCCATCGGCTGGTAGACCAACAAGTTGACATAAAACGTGCTTCCCAAGCGGCATCAAACATAAAATGCATTCATTTGCGAAACGTTCCACATACCTGCACGGTATGACGGATTCCAGTGTGGGACGGTGGACTCTACAAATGCTTATGGTGTTTAACGCACACGAAGGGAGTATACTGTGACATGGTTGACAAACATTCGTTCCTTTTGactcaaatttatttaaatcacGCATGAAATATTATGTCGCAAAGGGAGATGGGATGGAAAGTGAAGAACAAGTCGGGTAGGAGATGTAAATGCTTTTCAATTTGTCTGCAGCAGCAAATTGAAGGTGGCGATAATGAGGATTGTAGCTTGAAAATGCATTTCGTAGTGGCCGATCTTGTGATGCAACTCTAACTGTATATTATATGTTTCTATCTTTCAGATGGCTGTGATGGTGATGGCTACCACAAAAGTAAAACGAAAAGAGTTCGCACCACTTTTACCGAAGAGCAGTTACAAGTATTACAAGCCAACTTTCAAATAGACAGTAATCCCGATGGCCAGGATCTTGAGCGCATAGCCTCCGTGACAGGACTGAGTAAACGTGTCACCCAAGTCTGGTTTCAAAATTCCCGCGCCCGTCAGAAAAAACACATACATGCTGGTAAGAATAAAAGTAAGTAGTGTTAGTTGTAGCACTAGTGGTAGATTAGCGAGAGAATCTTATGTAATTGCAGCAGTTGATTGCCACTGCTGTCCCGGATTAAGCTGGGTGTAGTTTAGCTGATTTGTTTGTATTGTAGTATGTATTCCTAGCTATTTCGTTTGTATTTTCCCTCACGTCCGCTTTCGATCTGTACAaagacatttgtgagataaaaTTGGTGATGGTGGTTGTGGTCATAGCTTAATAGAATTTTGGATGGCTTAGATACTTACATACTTATAGAAATATTCTCTACAACATATTTTTGATTATAGTGCGTGAACCTGAAGGAAATTCTTTTGCCCGCCACATAAACCTGCAGCTCACCTACTCCTTCCAGAATAATGCTCAAAACCCCATGCAACTGAATGGCAATAAAGCGGGATTGTATCCCGCTCACGGTAAGTACTAATAGACTTTAGATTTATtgctaaagaaaaattaaacccAACAGAACATTGGCATCTAATACACTGGTCAGCACCtccatttttgctgtttttttctttttgtcatattttatgTCACAAACGCGTCGTATGTCTACGATTGCGGTTTAGTAAAATAAGGAGACGCTTAAAGTTCGTATTACCCATGATTTGGCGAAATAACTATTTGCcaagtatatatttatttattcgcCCATGATTTGGCGAAATAACTATTTGCcaagtatatatttatttattggttTCATGATAGCTTAACACAATGAGAAATTTAATACTTATAAAAATTTGTGCTAGTGTATTTTGATATGGAGTgaccaaggtggcgtatgatgTATTGCACACATCGAcacaattataaaaatttataataatttataaGTGCAATTATAATAATTTATAAGTGCAATTTATATAGCACATTTTTAATGCTGtcttatttttataaaagaaagaaatgaaatttgatttttttttgaaaaacaatttgggccaaacattttcatttgacATTATAGTTTCTGTTGAAAATGACAATTTAGAATTGCCAAATCAATgcatttcctatggaaaagaaGATATTGCAAGAGCTGCATACCAGAGAACTGCAAGCGGTGGTATTTTTCTGATTTGCGGTATACTCATCAAAATACGGCGCTAGTGGGTATCGCCACCGCAATTGATGCGGTGTTATGCTTACCACATTGGTCGGAGTGGCGAGCATTTGAATACTGATTTGAATTTCGTGTACCACCGCTTTCAACATCGTCTTTGTCTATGGCGGTGTTTTGAGTGAATGAAAGACGAGAACGAAAACACCGCAAACGCAGCATCATAATTACGGTGTTGCTTTTGCAACGATTAGCAAGCttctttattttaacaaaaatatatgtTAATATTGCTTATATTTTATTTCGTTCGTGCATAGTAGTTTCAAACTTTTTTCTGTTAAAAACGAAATTGCGGTGAGAAGAAgagaagacggaatgtgccaactactgaGCAATAAGTTTCCTCCCCATCGTTACACCCAAACTACCAACTACGACTCCTAAACCACTAAAAGTTGCCCCGAATAAGAAAGCGATTTTTGCAGCCAAATTCGCTGCTGAAACTTCCACCGATGACatgttattttatataaaatcataGATTGACATTGATGTCGAATTGAGTGTTTACAAATTTAAGTACCATGAAAGGCATAGCTAAGCTTCTTTCCGAATCATTGTTCCAGAAGACATTTTTGAAGTCGTTATAAAGCCTGATTTTTGGCCCGCTAAGGCATTTATCCGATAATATATCTTTAAAGATACGCCTCGATCTGATGTTGTTTACCTCCCAACTAATTCTAACTCTGAAATTATgccaaaaaactgaatttatcATTTGCTGCTGATCACATATCTCTAGTATATCAAAATGTTAGAGGGTTAAATACAAAACTATCGTCTCTTTACTCAGATAGCTTTATTTTCGATTATCATATCATCGCTTTTACTGAAACTTGGCTTCAGAATAAGGTATACGATTCTGAAATATTACAttccaaatatcaaatatatagGCGTGATCGGAACGATAGAATTAAAAAATCTGGCGGTGGTGTGCTAATAGCGGTATCCACTGAATTTCCTTCTGAAGAAATAATAGTGGAATCTTCCTTGGATATTGAATTTGTACCCGTaaagatatttttgaaaaatgtttcaatatttatttcatgttATTATATCCCACCCTCTTCATGCGAGAATATTTATGTAAAACACGTATCTGCAATCCAATAAGCATCTCAGTCGTCTCAACCAAGAGACACATTGATTGCCCTTGGTGATTTTAATCTACCTCAAATTAACTTGATTCATTCGTCCGAGTCAAAAGATTTAACACCCGTGATACCAAATGGCATTTCTAATGAATGCATCGGCATATTGTTACATTTTGgtctttttcaaattaattacataaacaattcattttctaaattaCTCGATCTTGTTTTCGTTAATCAACCATCTGAGTTATGTTCAAGTTCTAATAATCCGGTTGTAAGTCCTGaggatagatatcatccgacacTCAAATTACTTATACCCTATCCCACTCTTAAAGTTAAAAGAGATGTAGCAATTGAAAAAGTGTACTGTTTTGCTAAAACTGATTACATCAAACTGAACTCACTACTCTCATCtgttcattggaatgaaattttcagatctaaaaatatcaatgaaatgatttcacctttttatactgtgctacttgacttcatttctcaatctgtccctaaaactactttttgcaacgcttctggtcctccatggaatacaaccaatctttctaggctgaagaataagaagaataaattatataaaaggtttAAACGCTCAGGGTCAACGTGTGACTTTTCGATGTATTCATTAACAAGATGcgaatataataaagaaaacaaattggcgtatgttatttgaataaaattagaaatcaaatcctaaatccttctacaaatttgtgaattcaaagcgCCATTCTAATAGCTTACCGAACTTTCTTCGATATAAAGCTAAAGTAGCTGATAACGATTCAGGCATTGCCGACATCTTTGCAAACTTTTTCAGCACTACTTACTcagataattattatgatttatgtggaacatatccatacacaatcaacaattcagcttttatagacgtgtcagggattggcgaaaacgtagtacttgaaaatttaaggtcacTGAAGAAAACCCggtccagatggaattccatcgaaaattttaaaacattgcgctctcgaacttttgtatcccctttgtacacttttcaacagttcattaaagcatggatatctgccggaattgtggaagcaatcttatataagacTGTTATTTAAAGCCGGAAATCGCATTGAGGTTTCTAATTACAggggcatttcaattttgaatgcttttccgaagctattagagaaaattctgactgacactatttcacattaagtctcttctatattgtctccctaccaacatgggttccggaaatcgaaatcgacgataacaaatattttagaatatacttgtttggtcaacgatgGCTTTAGGGAACGATGGCTTTAGGTcagaagtaatctcgagtacggttcagtggtatgggatccgtactacaatattcattctgttttgatagaatcggttcaaaaataaatttctattattttgtctccgtcgaaatgggtgggacagaagttcattaccttcgtatgagtaccgattaaatcttataaagtttcctacattaaaaagtcgtagaacGATGCTAAACATTGCGTTTTTGACTAAATAaattcatggtcaaatagattcctgctttcttttgagtcgaattttctttaacgttctTATCAGACCTACCAGctattttgatcttttgaaaatttcttattataaaaccaactatgccaataatgatcctCTTCGGCACAGAtagatctaaagggtgattgttttcaggttaggattttcatgcattagtatttgacagatcacgtgggatttcagacatggtgtcaaagaaaaagatgctcagtatgctttgacatttcatcatgaatagacttactaacgagcaacgcttgcaaatcattgaattttattaccaaaatcagtgttcggttcgaaatgtgttcattcacctgttccactaaggaacaggggcaaacttctcacatatcaatgagtgcagtacgattcaagtttaagctcaatgataaggggcctcctttttatagccgagtccgaacggcgtgccgcagtgcgacacctctttggagagaagttttacatagcatagtacctcacaaatgttggcagcattaggaggggaaaaccaccgctgaatttttttttttctgatggtctcgccagaatgacgcgtttagcgtcataggcggacaagctaacctctgtgctacggtggccttctacAATACACAGAATACAAATTTACCTACATATTTAATCTACACTTCTAGGTCTCATGGGTGTACCTTGATTTCATTTATACTCCACGTTGTTGGCATACGCATCTTGCCAATACATTTCGGTTGAATGCAGTGcatattttaaaaagttaagaTTGTGCAGCCATACAATCACTCAGcctaaaaggttttttttttcatttttatttattatttgtaggATTCGTACCCTCTTCTTTTCATTTATGCGTCATATTGTTATAATCAGGTTCTACATCCGTTTGGTAGGAATTGAAGGAGGGGCGAGCTCTAGAAGCTTGGCTTTATATAGCCATTTCAGGTGCTTATCATACTTACTGCTAAGAGCTCTTACATGTGAACGCAACAAATTTTTACCCTACTGCCATATATCCTTCATTTGAATATAATATTGCCATTATTGGGCTATAAGTCTACTTAAGTATAAGGCGGACTCTCAGCCACTCGTTAAATGTTTGAAAGTTacgtttgtactctactcctaaaagcAGTTCATTTAGACTCAGATTTTGTTAAATCGGCAACTTGTCCTTTCGAGGACGTTCGGATTTTTGGTCCAAAATTGGGCTGAAACTAAgggagtgttctgttacgactgctaacaatagtgccaagtatggtcaaaatcgatttgcAACCTCATAtaatggctcccatataaaccgagtaaAACTATCGTCCGATTGGTCATCGACTGAAATGTTTTTTATTACTTACAATGACAACATTAAAATGCACCAATTGACGGAATAAGACTCaagtttttatgaaaaaaaactgtaatctttgcatttttttctttaggggAAAAACAAtacaattggggattttttggggaattttgtttgaaattgtgGGTATCTGTCTCAAATAAATCTGGCAACCATGCCACACATAAGGTATGCTTTGGAaaacaaccaacaacaatttactgtgtttatgcttcttcttcttcttttattgaacttatcagtgtgaacatagggcatcCACAAGCATTCTCCATCGagctctatcgttggccaaagccttggttgattccacgatatatgggttgattccaactctcttttcatacagcggatccatgtgtttttcgggcGTCCCCTCTCTCGCTGTCCTTGAGGTTTCCAGTCTAGAACACTTTTCGCTATATCATCGCGCGAtcggcgtaggatatgacccaaccaagtccattttctcttccggatttctacatcgacaggggaagtgtttgtttttatttgcaattcttcattGCAAATACGGTTTGGCCAGAATATGGAAAGTATTCGTATTGTAGATTTGATATATGCGCATTGTTTCGAACTCATAAAGGCGAAACTGGAACGACTAAATGTAAATGCTGCCAAAGTTGGCCTGGGgataaacatagcaaagaccAAATTGAGTCGTGTGGGAACATCAAATCTGACACCTCTCACTATGAACGACCATATCATTGAAGGCGTTGACAACTTTtcctatcttggcagcaaaataacaaaggacggGAGATCAGAGGTGGACGTATCAACAAGGCTAGAAGCGCCTTTCTCTAACTCAACAgagtttggagatgcagtgacatctcacataatgcaaaagtcagaatcttcaacagtagtgtgaaagttattttattatatggttgCACACTTGGAGTttgacacaagcgactacccgttaagtccaagttttcataaatcgctGCCTTGTTGAGCACTATCCTGGGCTCaaaattcctacaaaaaagTAGGTCTTGGGGTATACAATTGCTTTAATGGTTTCGGCAAAATTTGACTTTGATAACcgttttttttattagttttttatttaaagatgaCAAATTGTCCAACTTTTTAAGGGACAATTTCCTTcagtaaaatatatttttcttgatattagggattgcttattttaaatggtagtttAGTAGATTCTTAACTTATTagagacaaaaatctaaaatggatGTCAAAATATCGCCGAAAGTTGGAAATTGAATTTGAGATGAGGCAACAGTGTACCTTAGTTAAAGACCTAAAGCAGCCTCATGAGTAGCAGCGTCTTTAAATATCTATTTTTTATGTTAATATGCTAAGGGCGGGTTTATCGTAGAAAAAATAAAGTTCTTTCTAACttctaactaactaactaacttcTTAGCTAATCGGAACATTAATTTATCGTGGCGATGAACCTCctgttaacaaatttggttttccCGTAAACTTTAAAGGTAATTTATTAAGTAGCAATCAGCAATTATAGTGTTCGTGTTcacaaaaatttacacaaacgtTTACGGAGAGAGGTTACTTTTTGCAATGAGAGAGATTGTGAGAGTGAAAAACATTTGGAGAGTTTTGTAAATAAGAgggtgcaaatttttactggcaaATTGTAACTGGATAAGTACGCGAACACACTTAATATTACGCAGCTATTGGTTAACAAAAAACAGCTGTATATATCGGGTCGATAAGACACTAACCGGTATCCATCTGCCGCTTAAGGTTTATCATAAGGATAAGTAATAAGCATATATTCAGAAAACCAAATTCCTTTAACCAGAAGAATATCAATACGATAAATTGTAACCGGAGATTAAAAAACCTGGCTTTATACTCATcctaatttcaaattttatacccatcaccgaaggatgggcatatattcattttgtaatatcgttatgcaacacatcgaaatatccattgccgacccttttaaatatatatattcttgatcgtcgtaaaaatctaggacgatctagccatgtccgctacagtctttaaaaatagagatattgagatgaaatttgcacagattctctttttgtctaAAGGCAGGCTAAGTCTTCGggttgaccaagtttattgatggcagccTCTGGCCTTctccgccaaatcgtctaccgagtaccagtgttagcttagaataattggtagttgatatagttctgtccagaaactttgttccgggtcgttcttggctcctgaattaaggcaatatgaatcttgcccttgcggATTTTTTCCATCAGAGTATGAGTcttgctccggtggaggtttatctggattacctcaatcattggtactccagtagatgggcatcttgatattttagtattgggATTTTTGCTTAtcatagtctttccaatataGAGAGAGGTAGTGATTGTCTCGTCGGTAGCCTCCTATTCGTTGGGCGGTATTgtgtcacctgccactgcacggcctgatgtctcaatatgaggatttctgcctatcctactcttcccaatcttgaaaaaaaaaaacaaccttgctctcgtagtgcgccatgccttcagtcttagccaaactcgtcacagagacttgatcaatgacaaccacaaagagagttccttcctccttctcctcccagTGGAAGACCTCctacttctctgcgaccaagaATCCTGACAtgcgttttgcttgcccaagaatcccaacatgcgttccgtcgcaaatttactccCCCgccccttgatgaagaccgtcgcctttgtgagctgagtgatgtccatctttctcacgaggtcgagctttgcgccctcccagggagctgttgcacggtatcaatacattccgccgacgcaaaacgcagcgtaaagatgtcccctctatactcgcagctcattatttgtatgggtggaccctctttaGAGtgccacacatgttcgaaaatacgCTAGTAAACCACATCCTTCACTTGGGACTGATGATCTGGTGAAATCCTACcagatgcactgccgatattgatgactgcatatgtCAGCTTATCTttattgtgcttccttgccactctggcgtaagagggtggCTCCTTATCATTCTCAGCGACAATCTTCCCCttctgtgatggctgtggcctactttttcttcttcagcatttaggCAATGTTGAGCCTTTCGAtggatctgattctttttccagcttccgtagaagtgcttggaatgtcagttctatcccttccagcattccgcagtttcaCCCGATTgggctgccggtacatactcctctatctccttcgtcgtgccccagATCGTTTTCATGATcagcttgtgagcttagcaaagccatcgctcacttctgccgtcatcacGCTACCCTCATCTCTCGATGCGGCTGCGATGATTGTTTCATTGACAAAGTCActatctgaatccgagtcagaaacaccacctgtacttaaaggctggggacgaaatgtgcatccctctggttcatccgtctcttcctcattaatcagtctgacgactagttgtgcgcttgaagcattactctcgactatagGTGCCAagacacccacacctataggagcgGAGGACAGCTTTGGAGATaactgatctcttgatttaaggtcttgggcccataacgaCGCatatattatcagatttcgctagatattggcacagtgagttgtgttagacccctcgatatccttcttgaagatggctcagatcggtccagatttggatatagctgccatagagtccgatctctcgatttaaggtattgacccaatttcgctgaaatttgtcacagcgacttatgttaggctattcgacgtTCGTGTGctacatggttcagatccgtctatatttgaacat from the Stomoxys calcitrans chromosome 1, idStoCalc2.1, whole genome shotgun sequence genome contains:
- the LOC106085333 gene encoding LIM/homeobox protein Awh isoform X2: MKTELRSCAACGEPISDRFYLEVGGCSWHANCLRCCMCMCPLDRQQSCFIRERQVYCKADYSKSFGAKCSKCCRGISASDWVRRARDLVFHLACFACDQCGRQLSTGEQFALMEDRVLCKSHYLETVEGGTTSSDDGCDGDGYHKSKTKRVRTTFTEEQLQVLQANFQIDSNPDGQDLERIASVTGLSKRVTQVWFQNSRARQKKHIHAVREPEGNSFARHINLQLTYSFQNNAQNPMQLNGNKAGLYPAHESSMDELSQDSSVHCMQSEV
- the LOC106085333 gene encoding LIM/homeobox protein Awh isoform X1 produces the protein MKTELRSCAACGEPISDRFYLEVGGCSWHANCLRCCMCMCPLDRQQSCFIRERQVYCKADYSKSFGAKCSKCCRGISASDWVRRARDLVFHLACFACDQCGRQLSTGEQFALMEDRVLCKSHYLETVEGGTTSSDDGCDGDGYHKSKTKRVRTTFTEEQLQVLQANFQIDSNPDGQDLERIASVTGLSKRVTQVWFQNSRARQKKHIHAGKNKMREPEGNSFARHINLQLTYSFQNNAQNPMQLNGNKAGLYPAHESSMDELSQDSSVHCMQSEV